The region GCAGGACGTGCAGTAGGTCGAAACGCGCGCGTAGTCGTCGAAGCCCGGCGTGAAGCCGGCGCCGTCGGCGATCGTGCTCGAGGCCTTGATGTAATGCGTGAAATTCAGCCAGACCCGCGCGCCGCTCCCGAACCCGGAAAGATCGAGGGACGAGACGCGGAGGAGGCCGGGCCATGCGTTGCGGGCGTACCGGTATTCGTCCGCCGTCGTGGTCGAGGCGTACATGAGGAAGCTCTGCGGAGCGGCGGCGGGCCACGGCGCGTTCGCGGGCGCGAAGGCGTTCTTGTCGCGCATCTGCCAGGCCGAGGCGATGGAGGGCGCGGGGAAGCCTTCGAGGCCCGCGAGGCGGAACACGAGGTTCTGGAGCGTGAACTCGGAGGTGTAGACGTCGCCCGCGGTCGCGAGGGCGCCGTCGGCGAAGCGACCGTCGAGGACGACGCCCGCCGCCTTGAGCGCGGCGATCTCGGCGTGCGCCTGCGGGGCGAGCTCGCCGAAGACGCCGGTCCCGTTCGCGACGTAGGCGACCCGGAGGTCCTGCAGCGCGGGAATGGACCCGCTCGGCTGGATCGGGACCGAGGGGCGGACCTCGATGCGGAAGTTGCGTCCCTCCGGAAGTCCGAGGGCCTTGCGCGCCTCGACGTAATCCGGCTGGTCGCCGTAGGTGGTGGCGAGCGCGACGACGCGCGCGCCGTCGAGGGTCGCGATGGATCCCGGCTTGAGGAAGCCGAGCCGCGTGACGCCCCCCGAGGGCCACGTCGAGGGGTGCCCGGGCTGGGTCGTGACGAAGCGGAGCGCGTCGGAGGCCAAGGCGTGGGCATCGGCGGCGCTGCCCGAGGTGCCGCCCTCGCGCGCGACATGGTTCGCGAGCGTGGCGGCGATCGCGCTGAACGCGATCGTGAAGACCGCCATCGCGACGATGAACGAGACGAGGGTTCCGGCCCCCTCGTCGTCGAGGCGTCGAACCGTCCTGGCCACCCGGGCCCCGGTCTGTCCCGGACCTGTTAATAAGGGCGGGGTCACCGGCCCTGGGGCGCCCGCGGGTCCGGACCCGGACCCGACGCCCGGACCCGGTCCCGGACCCGGACCCGGACCCGGACCCGACTCCCGGCGCCCGGGCCCGGCACCCGGTCCCGGCGCCCGACACCCGGTCCCGGCGCCCGGCACCCGGTCCCGGTCCCGGCACCCGACGCCCGGCGCCCGGTCCCGGCACCCGGACCCGACGCCCGGACCCGGTCCCGGACCCGGTCCCGACGCCCGGCGCCCGGGCCCGCCACCCGGTCCCGAACCCCGGTCCCGGTCCCGGCACCCGGTCCCGAACGGTCCCGAAACCCGGCACCCGACGGCGCCCGGGCCCAAGGCCGCCGGTCCTCACCGGAAGACGTAGAGGACGACCTGGACCTCGACGATGGCCCCGGGGACGCTGGGGTGGGGGATGGCGGCGAGGCGGGTGCTGCTCCCGACGGGGACGCCGGGCGGGATCGCGGGCCCGAAGTCGAGGAAGAGCATCGTGTAGCTCTGGCTCATGAGGTTGTGGAGGAACTTTTTGCCCTCGAGGTCGCTTTGCGGGGTCATGAGGCTCCCCGGCATGTACGTCGACAGGATGACGGACCCGTCGCCGAAGACGCCGGGCTTCGAGACGGCGAGCGTGTCCTCGGACCCCTGGTTCCCGACGCCCTTCGAGAGGACGTGCGTGTAGTAGTCGTCCTGCTTGAGCCGCCACGCCTTGCCGTTGTCGTTGTAGGACTGGTAGGCGAGACCTTCGGGGGCGTGGAGGATGGGGTGGCCGGGGTCGGGCGCGGAGACGCCGCCGTTCGCGTTGTGGATGCCCGCGCCGTAGAGGGGCTGGAGCCACTGCGCGTTCTGGGCGACGGATCCGAGCACGACGAGGGTGCCGCCCGTGTCGTTCACCCAGTTCGCGATGCCTTCCTTCACGGCGTGGGGCTCGAGCGCGCTCTGGCGGAATTTGCTCCCGATGATCAGGATGTTGTAGCGCGACAGCACGTCCGGCAACTCGCGCACGTTGGAGGCGCGGAAGACGTCGCCTCCGGGGTTCGTCGCGGGATCGTAGAGCGTCGCGTCGAACGAGCCGCCGGCGATCGCGGTCACGTAGCCCTGCTCCGTGATCGCGATCGGATCGGGACCGCTCGTCTCCGTGAACATCGCCGCGGCGCTCACGTGGAACGAGTCCCGCTGGCCGCGCGCGCCCGAGGTCGTCGTGAGGAGCACGCTCCAGTTGCCGACCATCGTGCAGGTCGTGCATTCGTACTTGCCGGGCTTGTTCTTCTCGAGGTCGAGCGTGCCGTTGAAGTGGACCGTGCCGTCCGGGCGGGTCACGGTGAGGCGGCCCTGGATCCCCTGGTTCGAGCGCTTTCCGTCCTTGTCGAAGTGGTCGCCGAGGATCGTCACCGTCTCGCCGCTCACGTAGTGCTGGTCGTCCGCGTGCACGAGGAGGTTGTACTTCTCGTTGCCCGAGGCGGGCATCGAGACGCCGTTGAAGAATCGCTGGCCGATCGTGTTGCCGGACGTGTCCTTCGCGACCGCCATGTAGGAGTCCGCGACGCGGACCTCGATGCTCGTCGTGGGGGACGTCCAGCTCTGGATCGGGTAATAGCGCGTCCACACGTAGTCCGTGTCGCCGGGGCGGAGGAGCTTCGTGTAGTGGGTCTCGACGACCTGCGCGTTCTGCTGGCCGGTCGTGTTCAGCACGAACGTGACCTGGTAGATGGCGTCCTTCACGTGCCGGTTCGTGATCGTCGCGCCGGGCTCGACGTACGTGGCCTGCGCGACGACCGAGTGCGTGACGTCCGCGGGCGCGACGGGGTCGTCGTACTGCGCGACGTAGGCGGGACGCATGTCGGCGTGCGCCGTCCAGCGGGAGTCCTCCATCGAGAGGAGGACAGGGTAGCTCCTGAGGTGGATGTTGTAGCCCTGGAGGCCGAGTCCGCGGAGCACCTCGGGGTAGTCCGCGATCGCGTTCGCCCCGTCCTCCGTGAGCTTCGAGCTCCGGAGGTTCTTGATCTTGCCGTACTCGAGCGTACGCGTCGCGGGGTCCGAGGCGAGGCCGAAGCGCTGGAGCCGGTCGGCGTCCGAATGCCACGCCGCGAGGCCCGTCGAGGTCGAACCCGACTGCGCGACGATGAGGCCCAGCGCCTGCCGGGCCTTCACGTCGAGGTCCTCGCTTTCGGCGTCGTGGCCGGCGAGAGGCTCGTTCTGGAATTGGACCACGGCCGCAAACGTCGCCCCGAAGATGAGCATGCTCGCGACGAATCCGACGGCCGCCGTGTGCGCGCGCTCGTCGGCGCGGATGCGGCGGCGGAAACCGTTGGCCATGCGTGGACCCCCGTACGTACGGAAGGGTTCGCTCGCGAGGGGGTCAAGAAGGTGTCGCGCGGCATCGGAGGGTCTGATCCAACGCGCTTATAGCGCGTCAAAATCGGGGACCGGCGCGGTCGCACCCGTCAAGGCGGGGCCGTCATTCCCATTCGGGATGCCAGGCCTCGATCACGAGCCGGTACACCGGGTTGATGGGGACCACGCCGCCCTCGAGCGCGACGTCGAGGCGCTCGTGGAGGCGCGCCGACTGCGCGACGGGCCCGGTGGATCCCGCAAGCGTGTGGTTCAGCTCCGCGACCACGAGATGAGGGCCGAGAAGCGCGCTCTTGGGGATGTCGAGATCCCACGCGCCGCTCGTCCCGTCGAAGGTCTTCGCGTAGGCGACGTAGTAGAGGCCGTTCGTCGTGTTGAGCATCGGGATCGGCGCGAGGATGCGGATCGCGGTCGTGTTGGTCGAGCCCTGCGCGAACCGGTTCGCATGGACGGCGACGTAGTCCGAGAAGTCCCACGTGAGACGCGCCGTGCCGCCGACGGGGACGACGCGCCCCGGAACGTACGCGCCCGTGGGCTCGTCCCACCGCGCGATGTCGAGGCGGCTCGTGTTGAGCGCCGCGCGCGAGGCGCCCCAGGAGGTGTCGAGGTAGCTGTCGGCGCGGATCGACCACGTCGCTTTGCCCCGGAGGGCCGTCGAGCCGTGGGGGAAGGCGTCATCGGATTGGAGGACGAGCGCGCCGCTCGTGGGATACCCGCCGGCGCCGGGACCGACGTAGGAGTGGCGCTCCGAAGGGATTTGCGTGTCGTTGAGCGGCGTCACCTTGACGCCGTTCGCGTACTTGAGGTGCGGGTGGGGCCAGTCCGCCCCGTAGGCGACCGCGTTGCCCGCAAGCACCGGGAGGACGGTCGCGTTCATCTTCGTCGAGGTGTCGGAGTAGACCGCGAAATCCGCCGCGACGAACGCGACGGACCAGGCGGGCTGGTACGGGATCCCCGCGCTCACGCGCTCGCCCGAGCTCACGCCGTCGCCGACGACGAGCCGCGGCGCGTAGCCGTTGTCGAGCCAGACGTTGTAGCGGGCGCCTTTCGGGAGGAAGTTGTCGAGCTTGTGCGTGAGGTTCGCGGACTGGCCGTAGAGCGCCTCCACCACGAGCTTTGTCAGCATGTTGCGGTTGTACGCGTCCTCGCTCGTCGTCAGGCCCGAAAGGACCGCGAGCGAGTCCTCGGCGGCGGATTCGAGCACGTGGCGTCCGCCGGGCGCGGATTCCGTCGACTGGTTGAACGCGGTGACGTACATCATGGCGCCCAGGATGAGGAGCGCGATGACGATGGATTCGAGGACCATGAGGTTCGCCGCGTCGCGCCGTCCCAGACGCGTCACCTCCGGTCCCAATCCTCGTACCACGTGACGAGCTTGAGGTCGTAGACCGGGCTCACGGGGAGCCGCCCGTCGGGCGGCGTGACGATGAAGTAGTTGTAGACGCGGCCCGCCTGCACGAGGTTGGACTCCTGCCAGGACACTTCCGTCTCGATGACGTAGGGACCGTAGGGAGCGCCGAGGGGCACCTTGTAGGTGAACGAATAGAGGCCGTCGTCGGACGGGAGGACGCCCCAGTTGGGAAGGAGCGCCGAGGACTCGCGGAACGCCCGCGTCTGACCCGTGGTGTTGATGGACGTGGTGCCGACGAACGCGATCGCCTCGCGGGGCGTGCGGTCGAGGTGGCCCGCCGCGAGGGCGGTCGGGCGTTCCCCGCCGCCGAATGAGAACATGGTGAGGGTATCGCCGTCGACGCCGTCCAGGTAGTAGACCCACGTGAGGGACATCGTGGGGGTCCACATGACGGCGACCACGTCCGGGACGGAATCGCCCGTCTGCAGGTTCGCGTCGATGACCTTGATCGCGATCGGCCACCCGAGGAGCATGCCGGTCTTCCATTTGACCTCGCCCGTCTTGCCGTCGAGGAGCATCACCCGGTAGTCGGGCTGCTGCGGGTTCGGGACACCCGAGACGACCTGGTAGCGCGTCGCGATCACGACGTCCTTCTGGCCGTCCGCGGTGAAGTCGCGCGAAGCGTCGATCTCCACGATCTCGCCGGTGACCTGCGTGGCCCAGACGGGGCGGATGACCTGCGGCCGGATGCGTCCCTGCACGTCCCACACCACGTTCGTGCCGAACGCCGCCCGGCCCGGGTCCGCGAAGTTCTCGCGGACGACCGTGAGCGGAACCGTCGCCCACGGCGTCGCCTCCGGGCTCGATTCGAGGGTGAAGTTCAACGACTTGGCCGACGGCGCGATGTGCGTCCAGTTCTCGTTGATGAACATCTCGAGCTTCCACTTGAACGACGTGCCGGCCTTCTCCCAGGGGATGGCCACGGGGGCGTAGGGCGGGTAACCGAGGTTGTCCGGCCCCGCGCCGAGGAGCGTCGCCTCGATCCAATCGACCCCGTTGTTCGTGGACACCCAGAGCTTCGTGTTCGTGAGGCCCGCGAGCTCGTTGCTCACAACGGTTTCGGGCCTCACGAGCGTGATGCGGTTTCCTGGAGGAACCGCGGGGATGCCGTAGTTCGTGGACACGGCCGTCGAATGCATCCGGAACGTGCCCATGTAGACGACGTGGAGCCCCGTTGCAGGAGCCGTGGTGTTGCCCCCGATGCCGATGGCGCGGCCTTCGTAAGGAATGTGGAGCGCGCGGATCGACGTGTCGGCGTCGAGCCCGGGCTGGCGCGCGAAGCTGCGCCCGAGATCGATGCTCTCGTAGAGCAGGCCGGGACCGCCGATCACGATCCGGCTTCCGCGCACCGCGACCGATTCAAGGTCGAGGCTCGTCGACAGCTTCGCCGAGAGGTTCGTCACCGTCGGGGTGCAGTTCGCGAGGCCCGTGATGTTCAGGACGATGCCGCCCTTGCCGACCGCGACCGCATGGTCCGAGTTCACGAGCGCGACGTCGGTGAGGTCGCGGGTCGTGCCGGTGACGACCGTGCGCCAACTCGTCGCGCCCGTCGCGGGCGACAGGCAGCGCATCGCGCCGCGGTCGCCGATCGCGACGCCGCGGCCCGGACCGTGCATCGCGACGCCGCGGAACTCGAGCGTGCTGTTCAGGGCTCCGCTCGCGTAGCCGCCGGACGAGTACTTGCGCCACTTCGTGAAGTCGTTCGCCGTCTCGGTGTGGAAGATCGCGGCGTCGCCGCAGAGCGAATCGAGAACGAGAACGCAGCGGTTGCCGACCATGACGCCGTGGCCGTCGGCCGTGATCGCGATGTCGTTGAAGTTCCAGACCGCGGCCGAAGGCAGGCCCGTGGCGGGGTTCTTCACCGTGACCGTGAGCGCGGGATTGAAGGAGGCGCCGCCGTCCGTCGAGGCGTAGATACGGCTCGGCGCGCCGACGACGTACCCGTGCGCGACGTCCTTGAAGAAGATGTTCCGGGCCCCTGGGAGGGGGTTGCGCGTGAGGCCCTGGAAGCGCGAGTAGAACATGTCGGTCCACCCGTCGATCGTGTAGATGACCTCCCCGTCCTCGAGGAGGGCCCAACCGAGGTCTTCTCCGATCCACGCCGCGCGCACGCCCATCGGCGGACCCACGACGCTCACGTCGGAGACGGGCGGACCGGCCTGGCGCCCGTCGAGCGCGTAGACGATGCCGTCCGTGCCGCCCACGATGATGTCCGTCACGCTGTCGCCGTTGAGGCTCGTGAGATCGTAGGCAGCGACGTCGCCCGACGGGATGCCGAAGCGCCAGTGGTTCGGGTGGACCGTGTGGTTGTAGGCGTCGAGGGTCGAGGTGCCGAACGAGGTGGACACCGAGTTCGCGGTGTTGACGAGGTTCATGTAGAGGGCCATCACGTCCGGGGTCACCTGGGAATAGACGCGCGCGGAGGCGCTCGCGTGCAGCCCCGTGTGCCCCACGACGCCCGGAAGGGCCGGGAAGCCGAAGACGCCGCCCACGGCCTTCTTGGGCTCGCCGCCCGTGATGACGGGCCAGTTCGGGAGCGTCGTCCAGTCGACGCCGCTCAGAGCGTAGATGCGGTTCGCGTCGAAGGTGACGACGACGTCCTTCACGCCGTCGCCGTTCAGATCCTGGCCCGCGTCGATCCAGTTGACGGAGGCCGAGATGGGCTTCGTCCACTGGCGGACGACGGTGAAGTTCTTGTCGAGCACGTAGACGTAGGCCGACTTCTCGTCCGTCCCGACCGCGTAGTGGAGCTTGCCGTTGATCGGGATGCCGGCGAGATGCGTGACTTCCGCCGCCTGCTTCTGCTGCGCGAACTGCGCGAGCGTCTCGACCGTGAAGACGCGCCCGACGAGGACGGACCCATCGAGGCCGTCGTGCGCGGAGACGCGGCCGCTCGACGTACCGACGATGACGTCCGTCGTCGCGTCGTCGTCGACCGTGTCGGCGAGGAGCGCGTTCACGGAGCCGTTCACGAGGGCGGTGGGATCGTTGTAGTCCGTGTAGATGGCCTTGTGGTGCTCGATCGAGAACGGGCCGTAGATGCGCGTCGTCACGTTCGCGACGCTGTTCTTCTTCGAGAGCGAGTGGATGAGGCTGCGGACGTCCGGCGTGATGTCGATCGATTCGCCGACGGCGATGCGCCGCTTCGAGATGTTGATGCTGCCGGTCGCGAGCGCCTCCTCGAGCGTGGGGATGATCTCGGACGTGTACGTCCAGTTGCCTGTGAGGAAGGCTTCGCGGAAGCGCGCGGCGCCCGAGAAGGCCTCGGGGACGCGGAGGTTGTTCGCGTCGAAGTCGTAGCCTTGGCGCGCGGCGTTCATGCCGTTCACGACGCTCCCGCGCGGCGGCACGAGGCCCTGGTAGAACATCGGGTCGAGGTTCGTCCAGAGCTTCGTCGAGTGGCCGTCGAACGAGATGGGGACCGGGAGGGGATCCTCGGGGCTCCTCGGAGTGAGGGTTCCGGTGCCGAACGCCTCGAGCGTCGTGCGGAAGGCCTCACCCGGGGGCACGATCTTGCCGTTCGCGCAGTCGTCCCACGGCAGGAAGCCGGTCGGCTCCCAGCGCCACGTGATGGCCGAGAAGGCGACCTGCGGGCCGAACACGTTCGCGTGAAGCCAGTTGCCGCACGAGAGATCCGACGTCGTCGTCGACTTGTGGAAGATCGGATAGCCGTCCGGCTGCCGGAACTCGATTTCCCGGATGTAGAGCGGGCTCGCGAACGGATTCGTGAGGACCAGGGGCCACGTCGAGGGGTTGACGACGCCCATGGGCTTCGGGACGCCCGCGGCAAGAAGCGGCACCGCCGTCGGAGCGCTCGCGTGGCTGTCGGCCTTGACGACGAAATCGAGCGACGAGTACGCCCCCTTCGAGAGGCGCGCCGAGAAGAGGTAGAAATCGAGAAGGTCGCCCGGCCCCGGATAGCCCAGCGTGAGCGTGAACACGCGCGGCGCGCCCGTGACGCTCGAAAGGAGCGTCGCCGTGACCTGGCCGCCCGCGTTGGGCGACGTGACGTTGCCCGTGACGTGCCAGCCCTCGACGATGTTCGTATCGTAGTCCGCGACGGCGGTGAAGCCACGAGGGACCTGGATCGTGAGCTGCGTGCCCGCCGGCAAAGGCGCGTTGGGCGAGCGGTTCTCCACCTCGAGCTTCACGGTCGCGGGATCCTCCGAGTAGGCCGGCCCGGACTTGAAGACGGGCTCCAGGTCGAGGTAGCCCGCGTCGATGCCGAGGCTCTCGTCGAGGAGCTTCATGTCCACGGACGGGATGGCCGACGTGTAGGATGCGTCGCCCTGGTACGTGGATCCGGCCGTGCGGAAGGTGACGGGGAGGCCCTCGTAGACGCCGCGGACGGTGATCTCGACGGGGACGCCGCCGGCGGGAACGAGGTTCGAGTTGTAGACGGGGAGCGCATAGACGCGCATGTGGCTGCGGGCGGGATCGTGGTAGTCGACGGCCGTCTCGTAGAACGTGAAGGACCACTTGGGCTCGATGAGATGGGTCGCGGTCGCGGTTTCGCCCTCGGGGCTGCCCTTGATGCAAAGAGGCGTCGCGCCGTAGCCGTTGGACATGTAGAGGTTGTAGAGCGTGCCCGCGGGAAGGAAGGCCTTGAAGCGTGCGTCGAGACCCGAGCAGTCCCCCGAGAGCGCGTCGGCGATGAGCTTGCTCAGGGTGTTGTTGCCATAGCGGGCGTCCGCGAGCGGATATTCGTAGAGGACGTTCAGCGCATCCACGCCCGCATTCTCGAGGCGATTGCGGGTGGGCGCCGTCTCGCTGGTCGGGAGGCTGTAGGTGAGCACGAAGCTCACGGCCGTGAACATCACGAGCCCGATGAGCACCGCCTCGAGGACCTGGACGTGACCGCCGTCGCGGCCACCGAGCGAAAGCGTCCGCCGGCCGAGCAACCGTCCCGGGCTCTCTCGCGGGGGGTATTTGAAGGGGTCGCTCCGGGGAGAGCGGACACCCCCGCCGGGGCGGGTCGAACCGACGGCGGACCACAACCGTTTTGGTATCCCCGTCCGCCTGCAGCCGCGGAAGGAATGGCATGCGGCACGTTGCCCTCACGATCCTCGTCGTCCTCGCCCTCGCGGCCCCCCTCGCCCTGTCCCAGGCGGGGGACACGGCACCGAACTACACGACCGTCTGCCAGGGCGGCGCGACCCAGACCACGTACGCCTACGGCATCGACGACGACATGAAGGTCGTCGGCGACACGACGGGCGACTACTACCTCTTCTTCCACCCCTACTGGATCAGCGTCTGGGAGGAGGCCAACACGCAGCCGGGTCTCCAGATGGACGACCGCGTCTGCGAGCGGAAGGACATCTACACCGGCCAGGTCCTCTCCACGTTCGTGGCGTTCACCGCGGACCGGCTCCTCGTCGAGGGCGCGAAGCTCGTCTGATCACGGGGCCACGTTCACGGCGTACACGACGGATTCGTCCATCGTGCTCACCCCGTCCGAGAGGAAGATCCGCACCACGACCCCGGAGACGCATCCGTTCGCGACCGTCGAGCAGCGGCCCGCCTTGGTCCACAGGATGCCGTCGTTCACGAGGTCGTATCGGACGTTCGAGTAGTCGGTCGCGCCGTCCCACGACTCGGTCCCGGCCTTGAAGCGGCCCGTCGCGAGGTCGACGAAGAAATCCTCGTCACGGGAGACCCCGGCGTCGTCCCCGGCGAGGACGATGCTCACGTCGTAGCCCTTCTCGTGCTCGATGTTCTTGAACGTCGCGACCACGCTCGCGAAGATGTCACGGAGGGTGTCGTTGTCGGTCGAGAGCCCGACGGCCCCCTGGAGCGTCCCGCCGACGCGGTCGTGCATGAATCGGTACTCCGAGACGAGCGCGCCGCCCGCGTCCTCGGTCGCGCGCTTCTCGAGGTCCGCCACCTGCGAGAGCGTCAACGCGGTGACGACGAACGCGAGGACGAGGACGAACCCCGCGAGGAGGAGCATCTGTCCGCGATCGTCGCGTCGCCACATCGCGATCACCCGATGACGAGACGGAACACGACGTAGGCGATCGTGATCATGACGAAGGCGTGCTTCAGGCCGGAGATGGGCTTCCCGCCCTCCATCACGCCCGCGACGATGCCGCCGCCGAGGCCCTGCACGATGGCGCCGTGGAAGAAGAGCGTCTTGAAGACCTCCTCGTCGAAGGCGCGGAACGTGAGCCCGCCGATCGTGACGCCGGAGGCGCCCTTCACGGCGCGCGACACCTCGGGGATGAACTGCGCGTTCAGGACGCCGATGACGCCGATGAACACGAAGAACGCGATGTAGATGATCATGACGTAGATGCTCATGGAGCTCTTGCGCTCCTTGAGGATCATCTGGATCTCGCGGCTGTCGTCGGCCGCGGCCGCGAGGACGTCCACGACGTTGCCGCCGGCCTTCGACGCCTGGACGACGAGCGAAACCGTGCGCTCGATGAGGGGCGTGCGCACGCGCTTCGCGAAGCGCTTCAGAGCCTCCTCGAACGAGATGCCCCATTCGATCTGGCTCGCCATGCGCTTGATGTCGGGCGTGAGCGCGCCGTAGGAGCCCTTGGACGCGGTGATGACGGCTTCCGTGAGGGTCATGCCCGAGCGCTGGCTCTCCGCGAGGTCGCGCAGGAATTCGGGAAACTTCTGGTCGATCGCGCGGATGCGCGCCATCTCGCGGTTGTGGTAGAATCCGTAGGGGCCGAGCCCGAGGAGGATGGCGAAGACGAAGAAGTCGGTCGCGTACTTCGAGCCGATGGCGAGGGGCCCGAGCTGCGTCACAAGACCGAACTGGACGAGGAGGCCGAGGACGAACAGGATGCCCGCGAGCGTCATGCTCACGCCGAGCACGAGGTAACGGTTCATCTGCTCGGAGGTGAGACGCTTCTTGCCGATCTCCTGGTCGGTCGCCTTCTTCCAGCGCGGGTCGATGTTGACGCCCTGGAAGTACCGCATGCCGACGACGATGAGGACGCCGAGCCCGACGAAGAGGAAGAGGAAGAAGACGAGGTCCGTCTGGGGTCCCTTCTCCATCTTCACGACCCCGGTCGCCTGCATCGCGACGAAGCCGACGAAGGCGAGCACGAACACGAGGCCGCCGACGTACGTCGCCATCATGCGCTTGCGGATGTCCTCCGCGAGCTCCTCGTTCGCGTTCTCCGTCCTCTTGATCGCCTCCAGGATCATCTGGACGACGCCCGGGAGAAGGGCGCGCGTCTTCACGAGCACGGAGAGGACGATGGTGGCGAGCGAAAGGACGAGGACGGCGTTCTCCTCGCTGATGCCCTTGCCCGAGGCGAGGCCTGACCCCGCGAACACGCCGAAGAAGATGAGGACGATCGAGAGCGTGGAGAACCACACCGAGAGCGCCTTCTTCCGGTCCGTGTACTGGACCTCCGTCTGCACGCGCGTCCTCGTGACGAGGGTGAGGAGTAGGGGGACGAGGGCGAGCGTGAGGATGAACGGATAGAGCGTCGGGGACGTGTAGACCTCGAGCAGGCTGCGGAAGAGCGCGGCGCCGCCCGCCTGGGCGAGGAACGCGAGGAAGGTGATGACGCCGAGCGCCGCCGCGGTCACCGTGAGCCCGACCGAAAGGGACTGCAGGATGACGCGCCGCTTCTTCCGGACGTCCTCGATGTCGCCGAGGCCCACCTCGAGCTTCAGGACGACGTGGCTGATGCCGACGCTGAAGGTCGCCGGAATGAGCGCGAGCATGGCGAAGCCGAGGAGCCAGACCCGATGCATGGTGTCCGGGAACGCGAAGCTCGCGACGAGCGAGGCCACGATCAGGACGCCCGAGAGCGCGACGAACCCGATGACCATCTGGCGCGTGACGTTGCTGCGTCGGATGCGCTCCTCGGCCTCCATCCAGTGGATGACGCGGCCCCATCCGGGGAAGCCGAGCCAGTGGAGCGCAAAGAGGCCCCCGGTGACGACGCCGACGGTGCTCACGAAGGGCGCGCGCTCGGCCTTGATGAAGCCCATGCCGGCGGCATCGAGGATGCCGAGGCCGATGAGCGCGCCGAGGAGGAGGCTCAGCCCGGTGAGCCCGAGGAGGGCCCAGGCGGCGTAGAGACGCGCTCCGGAGGGCATCGCGCCCATCGAGCGCGGCTCGCGCGTCGCGAAGAAGCCGGCGATCGCGGGGATCGTCGCGACCACGGCGAGGATGATGGGGTAGATCGCGAGGACCGGCCCCGCGAAGAGGGTGACGAATCCCGCGCCCGCGATCGCCGCGACGATGTCGACGAGCGCGAAGAGGAGGACGACGAACGTCGCGATGGCGCTGAAGACGTGGAGGCGGACCTCGCGGCTAAAGCGCGCGTCGTCGTCCTCGGGCTCGTCGGGAACCGCGGGCGGGCGGGCCCTGAGAAGCATCGCCGAGGCGACGGCGGCGCCCACCGTGAGGAGGAGCGCGAGCGCGACGAACGGCCGCGTCGCGGCGGGAATCGCGAGCGCGGCCGAAAGGGCCGCGAGCGCGAGGGCCGCGAAGGACAGGTGCCGGGCCTCGAACCTCACCGCTTCACACCTCCGGAGTCATGTTCTTGAGCGCGAAGGCGAAGCCCGCGTTCGCGACGGGGAGGAGCAGGTAGATGACGAGGTAGAGCTGCGCGGGCCCCTGGCCGCCGATCATGCCCATGATCGCCATCATGACGATGAGGAAGAGCGGGCCCGCGACGCAGGCCGTGACGTACGTCTCGGCCATGAGGCCCATCATGTCGACGAACTGCTTCTGGTCCTGGCGGTTCTCCCACATGTAGCGCTGGGCCTTCGAGGTGAAGTAGTGCTGGAGGTCGCCGCCCGACGTGAGCGTGGTGATCGCGCCCTGGAGGAACTCCGCGAACTTGTCGGAGGGCGTCCGGCGGATCGCGCGCTTCATCGCCGTCACGGCGTCGCGGCCGAAGTAGGCCATGTCGCGGTAGATCCACTCGGATTCCTTCGCCACCTCGCCGTAGATCTTCTGCTCGGCGAGGCTCTTGAACACGACGTCCATGTTGACGCCCG is a window of Candidatus Thermoplasmatota archaeon DNA encoding:
- a CDS encoding type II secretion system F family protein, which codes for MRFEARHLSFAALALAALSAALAIPAATRPFVALALLLTVGAAVASAMLLRARPPAVPDEPEDDDARFSREVRLHVFSAIATFVVLLFALVDIVAAIAGAGFVTLFAGPVLAIYPIILAVVATIPAIAGFFATREPRSMGAMPSGARLYAAWALLGLTGLSLLLGALIGLGILDAAGMGFIKAERAPFVSTVGVVTGGLFALHWLGFPGWGRVIHWMEAEERIRRSNVTRQMVIGFVALSGVLIVASLVASFAFPDTMHRVWLLGFAMLALIPATFSVGISHVVLKLEVGLGDIEDVRKKRRVILQSLSVGLTVTAAALGVITFLAFLAQAGGAALFRSLLEVYTSPTLYPFILTLALVPLLLTLVTRTRVQTEVQYTDRKKALSVWFSTLSIVLIFFGVFAGSGLASGKGISEENAVLVLSLATIVLSVLVKTRALLPGVVQMILEAIKRTENANEELAEDIRKRMMATYVGGLVFVLAFVGFVAMQATGVVKMEKGPQTDLVFFLFLFVGLGVLIVVGMRYFQGVNIDPRWKKATDQEIGKKRLTSEQMNRYLVLGVSMTLAGILFVLGLLVQFGLVTQLGPLAIGSKYATDFFVFAILLGLGPYGFYHNREMARIRAIDQKFPEFLRDLAESQRSGMTLTEAVITASKGSYGALTPDIKRMASQIEWGISFEEALKRFAKRVRTPLIERTVSLVVQASKAGGNVVDVLAAAADDSREIQMILKERKSSMSIYVMIIYIAFFVFIGVIGVLNAQFIPEVSRAVKGASGVTIGGLTFRAFDEEVFKTLFFHGAIVQGLGGGIVAGVMEGGKPISGLKHAFVMITIAYVVFRLVIG
- a CDS encoding type II secretion system F family protein; its protein translation is MALNEFQRAAYKVMGGTVIRSMNLTKLEDDLRKARLGVRAEAYVSHGLLLAIITGLFGLVMGLGLWFVVLPLAFPGAPPFLAVVVLIVPLLMGGTTYAVMVGTPSGKAKQRAKDIDMRLPYALNYIAAMASAGVNMDVVFKSLAEQKIYGEVAKESEWIYRDMAYFGRDAVTAMKRAIRRTPSDKFAEFLQGAITTLTSGGDLQHYFTSKAQRYMWENRQDQKQFVDMMGLMAETYVTACVAGPLFLIVMMAIMGMIGGQGPAQLYLVIYLLLPVANAGFAFALKNMTPEV